The Caretta caretta isolate rCarCar2 chromosome 5, rCarCar1.hap1, whole genome shotgun sequence genome contains a region encoding:
- the LOC142072055 gene encoding perilipin-3-like produces the protein MSAKENEPQVEIQAEEQQTAGDRVAGLPLVSSACEMASASNAATKETHPAIKGVCEVVETGERAITSAAINGAQPILDQLEPQLAGANEHACRGLDRLEEQLPILQQPIEKVALDAQDLVGAKDAVCSTVTEAKDAVTSRVSVAQGAVQESVEVTKSAMTRSMSTVMGSSMGQMAASVIDTALGKSEQLVDYYLPMTEEELAELATTPLEGPGEAPAEQRSYYVRLGSLSSTLRQRAYQHALGKMRQARQRTLEALSQLQQIIDLISHAKQAVDQKLHNGQDRLYQMWLQYCRGNLEGQEEPDSAKQVEAQALATSQSLTQQLKTTCLTLLGSIQGLPSTIQDKAQQVSSSTEELQASFSSAGCFQDLSSSALARGREMVTKAQKSLDELLEYVTQNIPLDWIVGPFTPTGDSPQCPDELVEEGKKVEA, from the exons ATGTCTGCTAAGGAAAATGAACCACAGGTGGAGATCCAGGCAGAGGAGCAACAG actgcaggggacagggtggctggcctGCCCTTGGTCAGCTCTGCCTGTGAGATGGCCTCTGCCAGCAACGCTGCCACCAAAGAGACCCACCCAGCCATCAAAGGGGTCTGTGAGGTTGTAGAGACTGGGGAGAGGGCCATCACCTCTGCTGCTATCAATGGGGCACAGCCCATCCTGGACCAGCTGGAGCCACAGC TTGCAGGAGCCAATGAACATGCCTGTCGGGGTCTGGACAGactggaggagcagctgcccaTCCTGCAGCAGCCAATTGAGAAG GTGGCTTTGGATGCCCAAGACCTGGTGGGTGCCAAGGATGCAGTCTGCAGCACGGTCACTGAGGCCAAGGATGCAGTGACCAGCAGGGTGAGCGTGGCCCAAGGGGCTGTCCAGGAGAGCGTGGAGGTGACCAAATCCGCCATGACCAGGAGCATGAGCACAGTGATGGGCTCCAGCATGGGGCAGATGGCTGCGAGTGTCATAGACACAGCATTGGGGAAATCTGAGCAGCTGGTGGACTACTACCTCCCCATGACCGAGGAGGAGCTCG ctGAGCTTGCCACAACTCCCCTGGAGGGGCCTGGAGAGGCTCCTGCAGAGCAGCGGAGTTACTACGTGCGCCTGGGTTCCCTGTCGAGCACGCTGCGCCAGCGAGCCTACCAGCACGCCCTGGGCAAGATGAGACAAGCCAGGCAGCGCACCCTGGAggccctctcccagctccagcaaaTCATTGACCTG ATCAGCCATGCCAAGCAGGCCGTAGATCAGAAGCTTCACAATGGCCAGGACCGTCTGTACCAGATGTGGCTCCAGTACTGCAGGGGCAACTTGGAAGGGCAGGAGGAACCAGACTCCGCAAAG caGGTTGAAGCTCAGGCTCTAGCCACATCCCAGAGCCTCACCCAGCAACTGAAAACCACCTGCCTTACTCTCCTGGGCAGCATCCAGGGCCTTCCCAGCACTATCCAGGACAAGGCCCAGCAGGTCTCGAGCAGTACAGAAGAGCTCCAGGCCTCCTTCTCCAGTGCCGGCTGTTTCCAGGATCTGTCCAGCAGTGCCCTTGCCCGGGGTCGGGAGATGGTGACCAAGGCCCAGAAGTCCTTGGATGAGCTCCTGGAATACGTGACGCAGAACATTCCCCTGGATTGGATCGTGGGACCCTTCACTCCCACGGGAGACTCCCCACAGTGTCCTGATgagctggtggaggaaggaaagaaggtggAGGCCTGA
- the LOC142072255 gene encoding perilipin-3-like, with protein MEQRDLLQGDNLVWLLQKTDREQLSLYSYTRLISPFPAVATQYSFFGLAGKSNSTMSAKENEPQVEIQAEEQQTAGDRVAGLPLVRSACEMASASYAATKETHPAIKGVCEVVETGVRAITSAAITGAQPILDQLEPQLAAANEHACRGLDRLEEQLPILQQPIEKVALDAQEVLRATMVGAKDAVCSPVTKAKDAVTSMVGMAQGAVQESVEVTKSAVTSSMSTVMGSRMGQMAASVIDTALGKSEQLMDYYLPMTEEELAELATTPLEGPGEAPAEQRSYYVRLGSLSSTLHQRAYQHALGKMRQARQRTLEALSQLHQIIDLISHAKQAVDQKLHNGQDHLYQMWPQYCRGKLEGQEEPDSAKAEAQALATSQSLTQQLKTTCLTLLGSIQGLPSTIQDKAQQVLSSTEELQASFSSASSFQDLSSSALARGREMVTKAQKSLDELLEYVTQNIPLDWIVGPFTPTGDSPQCPDELVEEGKKVEA; from the exons ATGGAGC AGAGAGACTTACTGCAGGGGGACAACCTGGTCTGGCTCTTACAGAAAACAGACCGGGAGCAGCTCTCCTTGTATTCCTACACAAGATTGATTTCACcgtttcctgctgtagccactCAATATTCCTTTTTCGGTCTTGCAGGGAAATCTAACTCCACCATGTCTGCTAAGGAAAATGAACCACAGGTGGAGATCCAGGCAGAGGAGCAACAG actgcaggggacagggtggctggcctGCCCTTGGTCAGATCTGCCTGTGAGATGGCCTCTGCCAGCTACGCTGCCACCAAAGAGACCCACCCAGCCATCAAAGGGGTCTGTGAGGTAGTAGAGACTGGGGTGAGGGCCATCACCTCTGCTGCCATCACTGGGGCACAGCCCATCCTGGACCAGCTGGAGCCACAGC TTGCAGCAGCCAATGAACATGCCTGTCGGGGTCTGGACAGactggaggagcagctgcccaTCCTGCAGCAGCCGATTGAGAAG GTGGCTTTGGATGCCCAAGAAGTTCTGCGTGCCACAATGGTGGGTGCCAAGGATGCAGTCTGCAGCCCGGTCACTAAGGCCAAGGATGCAGTGACCAGCATGGTGGGCATGGCCCAAGGGGCTGTCCAGGAGAGCGTGGAGGTGACCAAATCTGCCGTGACCAGCAGCATGAGCACAGTGATGGGCTCCCGCATGGGGCAGATGGCTGCGAGTGTCATAGACACAGCATTGGGGAAATCTGAGCAGCTGATGGACTACTACCTCCCCATGACCGAGGAGGAGCTCG ctGAGCTTGCCACAACTCCCCTGGAGGGGCCTGGAGAGGCTCCTGCAGAGCAGCGGAGTTACTACGTGCGCCTGGGTTCCCTGTCGAGCACGCTGCACCAGCGAGCCTACCAGCACGCCCTGGGCAAGATGAGACAAGCCAGGCAGCGCACCCTGGAGGCCCTCTCCCAGCTCCATCAAATCATTGACCTG atcAGCCATGCCAAGCAGGCCGTAGATCAGAAGCTTCACAATGGCCAGGACCATCTGTACCAGATGTGGCCCCAGTACTGCAGGGGGAAGTTGGAAGGGCAGGAGGAACCAGACTCCGCAAAG GCTGAAGCTCAGGCTCTAGCCACGTCCCAGAGCCTCACCCAGCAACTGAAAACCACCTGTCTTACTCTCCTGGGCAGCATCCAGGGCCTTCCCAGCACTATCCAGGACAAGGCCCAGCAGGTCTTGAGCAGTACAGAAGAGCTCCAGGCCTCCTTCTCCAGTGCCAGCTCTTTCCAGGATCTGTCCAGCAGTGCCCTTGCCCGGGGTCGGGAGATGGTGACCAAGGCCCAGAAGTCCTTGGATGAGCTCCTGGAATACGTGACGCAGAACATTCCCCTGGATTGGATCGTGGGACCCTTCACTCCCACGGGAGACTCCCCACAGTGTCCTGATgagctggtggaggaaggaaagaaggtggAGGCCTGA
- the LOC142072056 gene encoding perilipin-3-like, translated as MSAEENEPQVEIQAEEQQTAGDRVAGLPLVSSACEMASASYAATKETHPAIKAICEVAETGVRTITSAAITGARPILAQLEPQLAGANEHACRGLDRLEEQLPILQQPIEKVALDAQDLVGAKDAVCSMVTEAKDAVTSRVSVAQGAVQESVEVTKSAVTRSMSAVMGSSMGQMAASVIDAALGKSEQLMDYYLPMTEEELAELATTPLEGPGEAPAEQRSYYVRLGSLSSTLRQRAYQHALGKMRQARQRTLEALSQLQQIIDLISHAKQAVDQKLHNGQDRLYQMWLQYCRSNLEGQEEPDSAKVEAQALAMSQSLTQQLKTICLTLLGSIRGLPSTIQDKAQQVSSSTEELQASFSTAGCFQDLSSSALARSREMVTKAQESLDELLEYVTQNIPLDWIVGPFTPAGDSPPCPDELVEEGKKVEA; from the exons ATGTCTGCTGAGGAAAATGAACCACAGGTGGAGATCCAGGCAGAGGAGCAACAG actgcaggggacagggtggctggcctGCCCTTGGTCAGCTCTGCCTGTGAGATGGCCTCTGCCAGCTACGCTGCCACCAAAGAGACCCACCCAGCCATCAAAGCGATATGTGAGGTGGCAGAGACTGGGGTGAGAACCATCACCTCTGCTGCTATCACCGGGGCACGGCCCATCCTGGCCCAGCTGGAGCCACAGC TTGCAGGAGCCAATGAACATGCCTGTCGGGGTCTGGACAGactggaggagcagctgcccaTCCTGCAGCAACCGATTGAGAAG GTGGCTTTGGATGCCCAAGACCTGGTGGGTGCCAAGGATGCAGTCTGCAGCATGGTCACTGAGGCCAAGGATGCAGTGACCAGCAGGGTGAGCGTGGCCCAAGGGGCTGTCCAGGAGAGCGTGGAGGTGACCAAATCCGCCGTGACCAGGAGCATGAGCGCAGTGATGGGCTCCAGCATGGGGCAGATGGCTGCAAGTGTCATAGACGCAGCATTGGGGAAATCTGAGCAGCTGATGGACTACTACCTCCCCATGACAGAGGAGGAGCTTG ctGAGCTTGCCACAACTCCCCTGGAGGGGCCTGGAGAGGCTCCCGCAGAGCAGCGGAGTTACTACGTGCGTCTGGGTTCCCTGTCGAGCACGCTGCGCCAGCGAGCCTACCAGCACGCCCTGGGCAAGATGAGACAAGCCAGGCAGCGCACCCTGGAggccctctcccagctccagcaaaTCATTGACCTG atcAGCCATGCCAAGCAGGCCGTAGATCAGAAGCTTCACAATGGCCAGGACCGTCTGTACCAAATGTGGCTCCAGTACTGCAGGAGCAACTTGGAAGGGCAGGAGGAACCAGACTCCGCCAAG GTTGAAGCTCAGGCTCTAGCCATGTCCCAGAGCCTCACCCAGCAACTGAAAACCATCTGCCTTACTCTCCTGGGCAGCATCCGGGGCCTTCCCAGCACTATCCAGGACAAGGCCCAGCAGGTCTCGAGCAGTACAGAAGAGCTCCAGGCCTCCTTCTCCACTGCCGGCTGTTTCCAGGATCTGTCCAGCAGTGCCCTGGCCCGGAGTCGGGAGATGGTGACCAAGGCCCAGGAGTCCCTGGATGAGCTGCTGGAATACGTGACGCAGAACATTCCCCTGGACTGGATCGTGGGACCCTTCACTCCTGCTGGAGACTCCCCACCATGTCCTGATgagctggtggaggaaggaaagaaggtggAGGCCTGA
- the LOC125629874 gene encoding perilipin-3-like, producing the protein MAELISWVKASLQKTDREQLSWYSYTRLISLFPAVATQYSSLGLAGTSHSTMSAKENEPQVEIQAEEQQTAGNRVAGLPLVSSACEMASASYAATKETHPAIKGVCQVVETGVRAITSAAITGARPILDQLELQLAAANEHACRGLDRLEEQLPILQQPIEKVALDAQEIVRATMVGAKDAVCSTVTEAKDAVTSMVGVSQGAVHESMEVTKSAVTSSMSTVMGSSMGQMAASVIDAALGKSEQLMDYYLPMTEEELAELATTPLEGPGEAPAEAPAEQRSHYVRLGSLSSTLRQRAYQHALGKMRQARQRTLEALSQLQQIIDLISHAKQAVDQKLHNGQDRLYQMWLQYCRGKLEGQEEPDSAKVEAQALAMSQSLTQQLKTTCLTLLGSIQGLPSTIQDKAQQVSSSTEELQASFSSAGCFQDLSSSALARGREMVTKAQKSLDELLEYVTQNIPLDWIVGPFTPAGDSPPCPDELVEEGKKVEA; encoded by the exons ATGGCTGAGCTCATCTCCTGGGTGAAGGCATCTCTTCAG AAAACGGACCGGGAGCAGCTCTCCTGGTATTCCTACACAAGATTGATTTCActgtttcctgctgtagccactCAATATTCCTCTTTGGGTCTTGCAGGGACATCTCACTCCACCATGTCTGCTAAGGAAAATGAACCACAGGTGGAGATCCAGGCAGAGGAGCAACAG ACTGCAGGGAACAGGGTGGCTGGCCTGCCCTTGGTCAGCTCTGCCTGTGAGATGGCCTCTGCCAGCTATGCTGCCACCAAAGAGACCCACCCAGCCATCAAAGGGGTCTGTCAGGTCGTAGAGACTGGGGTGAGGGCCATCACCTCTGCTGCCATCACTGGGGCACGGCCTATCCTAGACCAGCTGGAGCTACAGC TTGCAGCAGCCAATGAACATGCCTGTCGGGGTCTGGACAGactggaggagcagctgcccaTCCTGCAGCAGCCGATTGAGAAG GTGGCTTTGGATGCCCAAGAAATCGTGCGTGCCACAATGGTGGGTGCCAAGGATGCAGTCTGCAGCACGGTCACTGAGGCCAAGGATGCAGTGACCAGCATGGTAGGCGTGTCCCAAGGGGCTGTCCATGAGAGCATGGAGGTGACCAAATCTGCCGTGACCAGCAGCATGAGCACAGTGATGGGCTCCAGCATGGGGCAGATGGCTGCGAGTGTCATAGACGCAGCATTGGGGAAATCTGAGCAGCTGATGGACTACTACCTCCCCATGACGGAGGAGGAGCTCG ctGAGCTTGCCACAACTCCCCTTGAGGGGCCTGGAGAGGCTCCTGCAGAGGCTCCTGCAGAGCAGCGGAGTCACTACGTGCGTCTGGGTTCCCTGTCGAGCACGCTGCGCCAGCGAGCCTACCAGCACGCCCTGGGCAAGATGAGACAAGCCAGGCAGCGCACCCTGGAggccctctcccagctccagcaaaTCATTGACCTG atcAGCCATGCCAAGCAGGCCGTAGATCAGAAGCTTCACAATGGCCAGGACCGTCTGTACCAAATGTGGCTCCAGTACTGCAGGGGGAAGTTGGAAGGGCAGGAGGAACCAGACTCCGCAAAG GTTGAAGCTCAGGCTCTAGCCATGTCCCAGAGCCTCACCCAGCAACTGAAAACCACCTGCCTTACTCTCCTGGGCAGCATCCAGGGCCTTCCCAGCACTATCCAGGACAAGGCCCAGCAGGTCTCGAGCAGTACAGAAGAGCTCCAGGCCTCCTTCTCCAGTGCCGGCTGTTTCCAGGATCTGTCCAGCAGTGCCCTTGCCCGGGGTCGGGAGATGGTGACCAAGGCCCAGAAGTCCTTGGATGAGCTCCTGGAATACGTGACGCAGAACATTCCCCTGGATTGGATCGTGGGACCCTTCACTCCTGCTGGAGACTCCCCACCGTGTCCTGATgagctggtggaggaaggaaagaaggtggAGGCCTGA
- the LOC142072057 gene encoding perilipin-3-like codes for MSAEENEPQVEIQAEEQQTAGDRVAGLPLVSSACEMASASYTATKETHPAIKAICEVAETGVRTITYAAITGARPILDQLEPQLAGANEHACRGLDRLEEQLPILQQPIEKVALDAQDLVGAKDAVCSTVTEAKDAVTSRVSVAQGAVQESVEVTKSAMTRSMSTVMGSSMGQMAASVIDAALGKSEQLMDYYLPMTEEELAELATTPLEGPGEAPAEQRSYYVRLGSLSSTLRQRAYQHALGKMRQARQRTLEALSQLQQIIDLISHAKQAVDQKIPNGQDRLYQMWLQYCRGNLEGQEEPDSAKVEAQALATSQSLTQQLKTTCLTLLGSIRGLPSTIQDKAQQVSSSTEELQASFSSAGCFQDLSSSALARSREMVTKTLECLDELLEYVTQNIPLDWIVGPFIPTGDSPPCPDELVEEGKKVEA; via the exons ATGTCTGCTGAGGAAAATGAACCACAGGTGGAGATCCAGGCAGAGGAGCAACAG actgcaggggacagggtggctggcctGCCCTTGGTCAGCTCTGCCTGTGAGATGGCCTCTGCCAGCTACACTGCCACCAAAGAGACCCACCCAGCCATCAAAGCGATATGTGAGGTGGCAGAGACTGGGGTGAGAACCATCACCTACGCTGCTATCACCGGGGCACGGCCGATCCTGGACCAGCTGGAGCCACAGC TTGCAGGAGCCAATGAACATGCCTGTCGGGGTCTGGACAGactggaggagcagctgcccaTCCTGCAGCAGCCGATTGAGAAG GTGGCTTTGGATGCCCAAGACCTGGTGGGTGCCAAGGATGCAGTCTGCAGCACGGTCACTGAGGCCAAGGATGCAGTGACCAGCAGGGTGAGCGTGGCCCAAGGGGCTGTCCAGGAGAGCGTGGAGGTGACCAAATCCGCCATGACCAGGAGCATGAGCACAGTGATGGGCTCCAGCATGGGGCAGATGGCTGCGAGTGTCATAGACGCAGCATTGGGGAAATCTGAGCAGCTGATGGACTACTACCTCCCCATGACAGAGGAGGAGCTTG ctGAGCTTGCCACAACTCCCCTGGAGGGGCCTGGAGAGGCTCCTGCAGAGCAGCGGAGTTACTACGTGCGTCTGGGTTCCCTGTCGAGCACGCTGCGCCAGCGAGCCTACCAGCACGCCCTGGGCAAGATGAGACAAGCCAGGCAGCGCACCCTGGAggccctctcccagctccagcaaaTCATTGACCTG atcAGCCATGCCAAGCAGGCCGTAGATCAGAAGATTCCCAATGGCCAGGACCGTCTGTACCAGATGTGGCTCCAGTACTGCAGGGGCAACTTGGAAGGGCAGGAGGAACCAGACTCCGCAAAG GTTGAAGCTCAGGCTCTAGCCACGTCCCAGAGCCTCACCCAGCAACTGAAAACCACCTGCCTTACTCTCCTGGGCAGCATCCGGGGCCTTCCCAGCACTATCCAGGACAAGGCCCAGCAGGTCTCGAGCAGTACAGAAGAGCTCCAGGCCTCCTTCTCCAGTGCCGGCTGTTTCCAGGATCTGTCCAGCAGTGCCCTGGCCCGGAGTCGGGAGATGGTGACCAAGACCCTGGAGTGCCTGGATGAGCTGCTGGAATATGTGACGCAGAACATTCCCCTGGACTGGATCGTGGGACCCTTCATTCCCACTGGAGACTCCCCACCGTGTCCTGATgagctggtggaggaaggaaagaaggtggAGGCCTGA